One stretch of Sulfuricystis multivorans DNA includes these proteins:
- a CDS encoding DegT/DnrJ/EryC1/StrS family aminotransferase has translation MLLDTLIFDPSSCGFPRPRLPLLPIGFDGIAFAAPSAWAPTAHFRHFSRGRYALREAYRLAGIGPGSTLLAPAYHCRTMLDPALALGADVALYPLRSDLSPDLAALDALADSAPIPVRALLATHFFGLPRDFAALADWCAARRITLIEDASHAFFTEQHRPAGIGAYGAFVVSSPYKFLPSPDGGLLYAPEAGRLHDIVPRAPSWRDELAGIASFWQKAHSASRCDLAMLEAELTANAANPSPLASERHEFAGPSSDYRPEHAGRASLRLSRLLYRHPDIAAIASSRRKNYRRWTTATMNLPYCRPLYPELPDDCIPYMFPLLIEHPETHFYWLKRLGVPIWRWDSMAASTCPTATHYRLHLLHLPCHQSLNESKMDWIISALTKVGAGRTALLQACQ, from the coding sequence ATGCTGCTCGACACCCTGATCTTCGATCCCAGCTCTTGCGGTTTTCCCAGGCCGCGCCTGCCGCTGCTGCCGATCGGCTTTGACGGAATCGCATTCGCAGCACCGTCGGCATGGGCGCCCACCGCGCACTTCCGCCACTTTTCACGCGGCCGCTATGCCCTGCGCGAAGCCTATCGGCTCGCCGGCATCGGCCCGGGCAGCACCCTGCTCGCGCCAGCCTATCATTGCCGAACGATGCTCGACCCGGCGTTGGCGCTGGGTGCCGACGTGGCACTCTACCCACTGCGATCCGACCTTTCGCCCGATCTCGCCGCGCTCGATGCCCTGGCCGACTCGGCGCCCATCCCCGTCAGGGCATTGCTCGCCACGCACTTCTTCGGTCTGCCACGCGACTTCGCCGCACTCGCCGACTGGTGCGCGGCGCGCCGTATCACCCTAATCGAAGACGCCTCGCACGCTTTCTTCACCGAGCAGCACCGTCCTGCCGGCATCGGCGCCTATGGCGCATTCGTCGTCTCCAGCCCTTACAAATTCCTCCCCAGTCCCGATGGCGGCCTGCTCTACGCACCGGAGGCCGGGCGTCTGCACGACATCGTCCCCAGGGCGCCAAGCTGGCGCGACGAGCTCGCCGGTATCGCCAGCTTCTGGCAAAAAGCCCACAGCGCCTCCCGCTGCGACCTCGCGATGCTGGAGGCCGAGCTCACCGCAAACGCCGCCAACCCGAGTCCCCTGGCCAGCGAGCGCCACGAGTTCGCCGGCCCATCGAGCGACTATCGGCCGGAACATGCCGGCCGAGCAAGTCTGCGCTTGTCTCGGCTACTCTACCGTCATCCCGATATCGCAGCCATCGCCTCGTCGAGACGCAAGAATTATCGTCGCTGGACCACAGCGACCATGAATCTGCCATACTGTCGGCCGCTTTACCCCGAATTGCCCGATGATTGCATTCCTTACATGTTCCCACTGCTGATCGAGCACCCCGAAACCCACTTCTACTGGCTCAAGCGGCTGGGCGTACCGATCTGGCGCTGGGACAGCATGGCCGCTTCGACCTGCCCGACGGCGACGCACTACCGCTTACACTTGTTGCACCTGCCCTGCCACCAATCCCTCAATGAAAGCAAAATGGACTGGATAATCTCGGCTCTCACCAAAGTCGGCGCTGGCAGGACGGCACTTCTCCAAGCATGCCAATGA
- a CDS encoding lipopolysaccharide biosynthesis protein — protein sequence MIIKNSSKFTQPVSVVRGAALVIAMRWTDRLIGIASTLILARLLVPADFGIVAMASLVVALIDTLLDLGVGSALIQNPNADREDFDTAWTLRLCQALAAGLLIALLGAPLAAEYFKEPRVENVLYLMSLTIALGGLENIGIVAFQKNMEFGRDFRFFFLRRLSGFAITVVLAFWLRSYWAMVIGALCGRIAGVWLSYLLHNFRPRFSFARIGRIWSFSQWILVRNLGTYGAQQTDKLLVGRFNDAGAMGAYSLADEISAMPTNEVLMPLGRVLFPAFVRVIDKPAELRRAFCLALGVQALVALPAGIGLALVAPIAVPLLLGPQWAAAIPFVQLLALMNIAVALTHSSGYLLLALGKVRLQAVISWLQFGVLATLAVFVFPSGNAVWIAGIRLAVSFIAMCLLLFLVLKALPFLTWRDLFAHSWRPVCASAAMVGVLSITQWPAYWSSAVIFVATIALGATAYALTIWLSWRVAGMPKGAESYLLGKLAFKRWPGSRHS from the coding sequence GTGATAATTAAGAACTCCAGTAAGTTCACACAACCAGTTTCTGTTGTCCGAGGGGCAGCCCTGGTCATTGCCATGCGCTGGACCGATCGGCTGATCGGCATCGCCAGCACGCTGATACTTGCCCGTCTTCTGGTGCCAGCTGATTTCGGCATCGTCGCGATGGCCTCTTTGGTCGTTGCACTCATCGACACATTACTCGATTTGGGCGTTGGCTCTGCGCTGATCCAAAACCCCAATGCCGACCGAGAGGATTTCGATACTGCCTGGACGCTGCGTTTATGCCAAGCCCTGGCCGCAGGATTACTGATCGCCTTGCTCGGCGCACCTCTTGCTGCGGAATATTTCAAGGAACCTCGGGTAGAAAACGTCCTCTATTTGATGTCGCTGACGATCGCGCTTGGCGGCCTGGAAAACATCGGTATCGTCGCTTTCCAGAAAAACATGGAATTCGGACGCGATTTTCGCTTCTTTTTTTTGCGCAGGCTGTCAGGCTTTGCAATCACCGTCGTCTTGGCATTCTGGCTGCGGTCCTATTGGGCCATGGTCATCGGTGCGCTCTGCGGCCGCATTGCGGGCGTCTGGCTCAGTTATTTGCTGCATAATTTTCGGCCTCGCTTTTCCTTTGCGCGCATCGGTCGAATTTGGTCGTTCTCGCAATGGATACTCGTCCGTAACTTGGGCACATATGGTGCGCAACAGACTGACAAATTACTCGTCGGTCGTTTCAATGATGCAGGAGCCATGGGCGCTTACTCACTTGCCGACGAGATCTCGGCAATGCCGACGAACGAGGTGTTGATGCCTTTAGGGCGGGTATTGTTCCCCGCCTTCGTGCGTGTGATCGACAAACCCGCCGAGTTGCGGCGTGCATTTTGTCTTGCCTTGGGCGTGCAAGCTCTTGTCGCGCTGCCTGCCGGCATTGGTCTTGCACTGGTGGCACCGATCGCAGTTCCTCTGCTACTTGGTCCACAGTGGGCTGCGGCAATTCCGTTCGTGCAATTGCTCGCTTTGATGAACATTGCGGTGGCATTGACACATAGCAGCGGTTATCTACTTCTCGCTCTTGGCAAGGTACGCTTGCAGGCGGTGATCTCGTGGTTGCAATTTGGCGTGTTAGCCACTCTGGCCGTATTCGTTTTTCCATCGGGTAATGCTGTCTGGATCGCCGGAATCCGGCTGGCCGTTTCTTTCATCGCGATGTGCCTGTTGCTCTTCCTCGTGCTCAAGGCGCTTCCTTTTCTGACCTGGCGCGACCTTTTCGCACATTCTTGGCGACCAGTTTGTGCTTCAGCGGCCATGGTTGGGGTGCTTTCGATCACGCAGTGGCCAGCTTACTGGTCTAGCGCCGTAATCTTTGTTGCAACGATCGCACTCGGCGCGACCGCCTATGCGCTGACCATCTGGCTGTCTTGGCGTGTTGCCGGCATGCCGAAAGGGGCGGAAAGCTATCTACTGGGAAAACTTGCTTTCAAACGTTGGCCGGGATCCAGGCATTCCTGA
- a CDS encoding glycosyltransferase, translated as MKRILMIAYHFPPLAGSSGIQRTLRFVQHLPEFGWEPIVLTTRPFAYERTSDDLLADIPTGTIVSRAFALDTARHLSIAKRYPGFLARPDRWMSWKFDGIRRGLKLIRQYRPQVIWSTYPIATAHIIGAELRKRTGLPWVADFRDPMAQEGYPADPITWQHFKRIEMTAMQSASVALFTTPGAARIYRERYPEANARIEVLENGYDEETFAKTEAELHDRAPLNPSKLTLLHSGIVYPTERDPTALFQALAQLRHSHPDLASKLKLRFRAAAHDDLLRTLASKYDVMENIEIFPAIPYREALAEMLRADGLLLLQAANCNDQIPAKLYEYLRAKRPIIALTPLEGDTGSTLRHAGISTIAPLDDPSAIERLLFDFAINPRVGSLATDIAIRAASRKGRSALLAKLLEEIA; from the coding sequence ATGAAGCGCATCCTGATGATTGCCTATCACTTCCCACCATTGGCGGGAAGCAGCGGTATCCAGCGCACTCTGCGTTTCGTTCAGCACCTCCCCGAATTCGGCTGGGAACCGATCGTTCTGACAACACGGCCTTTTGCATACGAGCGCACCAGTGACGATCTGCTCGCCGACATCCCCACGGGAACAATCGTAAGCCGCGCCTTTGCACTCGACACCGCTCGACACCTATCGATCGCCAAGCGCTACCCCGGCTTTCTTGCACGTCCCGATCGATGGATGAGCTGGAAGTTCGACGGTATTCGTCGAGGATTGAAGTTGATTCGCCAATACCGGCCGCAGGTTATCTGGAGCACCTATCCAATCGCCACTGCTCACATCATCGGCGCCGAGCTTCGAAAACGCACCGGGTTGCCTTGGGTCGCCGATTTCCGCGATCCGATGGCTCAAGAAGGCTATCCGGCCGACCCGATCACTTGGCAACACTTCAAACGTATCGAAATGACAGCCATGCAAAGTGCGAGCGTTGCTCTGTTCACAACGCCGGGTGCAGCACGCATTTACCGGGAGCGATACCCGGAAGCAAATGCGCGCATCGAAGTGCTCGAAAATGGCTATGACGAAGAAACTTTTGCAAAAACAGAAGCCGAGCTTCATGATCGTGCGCCTTTGAATCCAAGCAAGTTGACGCTGTTGCACAGCGGCATCGTTTATCCCACGGAACGCGACCCGACGGCACTATTCCAAGCTTTGGCACAACTCAGGCATTCGCATCCCGATCTCGCATCGAAATTGAAGCTGCGGTTTCGCGCAGCAGCACATGACGATCTTTTGCGAACATTGGCAAGCAAATATGATGTCATGGAAAACATCGAGATATTTCCAGCCATTCCCTATCGAGAAGCTCTTGCCGAAATGCTGCGCGCAGACGGCTTATTACTGCTCCAAGCCGCCAATTGCAATGATCAGATTCCTGCCAAGTTGTATGAATATCTGCGCGCCAAGCGACCCATCATCGCACTCACCCCATTGGAAGGTGACACGGGATCGACCCTTCGCCACGCGGGGATTTCGACGATCGCGCCGCTCGATGATCCTTCCGCCATTGAAAGGTTGTTGTTTGATTTTGCAATCAATCCCCGTGTAGGGTCACTAGCCACCGACATTGCAATCAGAGCAGCATCCCGAAAAGGCAGGAGTGCTTTACTTGCGAAGCTTTTAGAAGAAATCGCTTGA
- a CDS encoding tetratricopeptide repeat protein, translating into MMHWYSILMTFFFGVSVFVSTVQAQEACGSLRNAYGPFDYRTEKPKLEIVEGAHFLPFVENLQRGNTSTTPGRDIDYTLRASPNHHRALLAMMNLAKKEKTEKPRGSRYSISCWLDRAERFAPDDGMVKMLYGVYLLRRGETEQGAKKLEEALTLAGDNANVYYNLGLAYFDLRDYDKALASAHKAYQLGFQLPGLRQKLEKIGKWKDLPSPAVSQPELPSSRASDGSPGQ; encoded by the coding sequence ATGATGCATTGGTATTCAATATTGATGACGTTTTTCTTTGGCGTATCGGTCTTTGTGTCGACGGTGCAGGCGCAGGAAGCCTGCGGCAGTCTGCGAAACGCTTATGGCCCATTCGATTACCGCACTGAGAAACCCAAGCTCGAAATCGTCGAAGGCGCTCATTTCCTTCCGTTCGTCGAAAACCTGCAGCGCGGAAACACTTCTACCACCCCGGGCAGGGACATCGATTACACCTTGCGGGCTTCGCCAAATCACCATCGGGCCTTGCTGGCAATGATGAATCTGGCGAAGAAGGAAAAAACTGAAAAACCGAGGGGATCGCGCTATAGCATCAGCTGTTGGCTCGACCGGGCAGAACGTTTTGCACCCGACGATGGCATGGTGAAGATGCTCTATGGTGTGTATTTGCTCAGACGGGGTGAAACGGAGCAAGGTGCCAAAAAGCTGGAAGAAGCATTGACCCTGGCTGGAGACAATGCCAATGTGTATTACAACCTTGGTTTGGCTTATTTCGATCTGAGGGATTACGACAAAGCGCTTGCTAGCGCGCATAAGGCCTATCAACTGGGCTTCCAGTTGCCGGGGTTGCGCCAGAAGTTGGAAAAGATCGGGAAATGGAAAGATCTGCCATCGCCTGCTGTCAGCCAGCCTGAGCTTCCTTCTTCTCGCGCATCAGACGGATCACCTGGCCAATGA
- a CDS encoding GNAT family N-acetyltransferase, with amino-acid sequence MMGWDLKPAREHFPAFAEAWDRLNAELYASHPMFDSRFVGSLLEHFGNGDELLCIHHGAGSVDGALIVRPRGRGRWALFLPSQAQAGAVMLKNAKLLETLLLALPGYAWSLDLLSIDPLYSPDWTQLGLPRIVMPHANTMAISTRGDFAAYWQARPKNLRHNISRYLRRAKQVAGAISVHCFTKPNEIAEALKRYGVLESAGWKGKGGTSIAPDNAQGRFYTDMLGRFGATGQAMVMELHAGERLVASRLFIGHPTMWIALKTTYDETQSAFAPGRLLLHDMIERAFNEIPDGSIEFYTNATRDQADWATSLRPIPHHQILRNEPIATALITIKSLPHRLAKNQNRNAFDPLQIHSFPNVSSLPPSALELFEQAETRYPEFAAGWFDNLHRSVFAEDPGMRYYVAERAGKAVAILPVRLARYGLVRRIEALGNFYTSLYSPILGEDATEVDLAALLETASRNHEGAHEMRFAPMDPEAPAFAATLAALRSIGWIPFRYFCFGNWHLPVSGSWQDYFQQREGQLRNTIKRKGKKFAAAGGTLEIITEPTQAEAAIADFIHVYSRSWKKPEPYPEFIPGLIRWLAAKGWLRLGIARLVGQPIAAQLWIVAHGKAYIYKLAYDEAHAQYAPGTLLTAHLMEHAIDRDRVREVDYMIGDDEYKKTWMSNRRERWGIVAINPRTFQGVLQLPKQIIGQVIRLMREKKEAQAG; translated from the coding sequence ATGATGGGGTGGGATCTCAAACCGGCACGCGAGCACTTCCCAGCCTTCGCCGAAGCATGGGATCGGCTCAATGCCGAGCTTTATGCAAGCCATCCCATGTTCGACAGCCGCTTCGTCGGTTCCCTGCTCGAACACTTCGGTAATGGCGACGAACTGCTTTGCATCCATCACGGCGCCGGAAGTGTCGATGGTGCTTTGATCGTCCGTCCACGGGGCCGCGGCCGCTGGGCGCTTTTTCTGCCTTCGCAAGCCCAGGCCGGTGCGGTGATGCTGAAAAACGCCAAGTTGCTCGAAACCCTGCTGCTGGCTTTGCCCGGCTACGCCTGGAGCCTCGATCTCCTTTCCATAGACCCGCTCTACTCGCCCGATTGGACGCAGCTAGGCTTGCCACGCATCGTCATGCCACATGCCAACACGATGGCAATTAGCACCCGAGGCGATTTCGCCGCCTATTGGCAAGCGCGTCCAAAAAACTTGCGACACAATATCAGCCGTTATCTACGGCGTGCCAAACAAGTCGCAGGCGCGATTTCGGTTCACTGCTTCACCAAACCGAATGAAATCGCTGAAGCACTGAAGCGCTACGGCGTGCTCGAATCGGCTGGCTGGAAAGGCAAAGGGGGAACCTCCATCGCGCCAGACAATGCGCAAGGCAGGTTCTACACCGACATGCTCGGCCGCTTCGGCGCCACCGGTCAGGCAATGGTCATGGAACTTCATGCCGGCGAACGGCTGGTTGCCTCGCGCCTATTCATTGGCCACCCAACGATGTGGATCGCCCTCAAAACCACCTATGACGAAACACAATCCGCCTTTGCGCCGGGCCGATTGCTGCTGCACGACATGATCGAACGCGCCTTCAACGAAATACCGGATGGCAGCATCGAGTTCTATACCAATGCCACGCGTGACCAGGCCGACTGGGCGACCAGCTTGCGTCCCATCCCGCACCACCAAATCTTGCGCAACGAGCCCATCGCGACTGCACTCATCACCATCAAATCCCTGCCTCATCGCCTGGCAAAAAACCAGAATCGCAATGCTTTCGATCCATTGCAGATTCACAGCTTTCCGAACGTCTCATCCCTGCCGCCCAGCGCCCTGGAACTTTTCGAGCAAGCCGAAACGCGCTATCCGGAATTCGCTGCCGGGTGGTTCGACAACCTCCATCGCAGCGTGTTCGCGGAAGACCCAGGGATGCGTTATTACGTGGCAGAACGCGCCGGAAAAGCCGTCGCCATCCTGCCGGTGCGCCTCGCTCGCTATGGTCTCGTGCGGCGCATCGAGGCGCTTGGCAACTTCTACACGTCGCTCTACAGCCCCATCCTCGGCGAGGATGCCACCGAAGTCGATCTCGCTGCATTGCTGGAAACCGCCAGCCGCAATCATGAGGGCGCCCATGAAATGCGCTTCGCCCCGATGGACCCAGAGGCGCCCGCCTTTGCCGCTACACTCGCTGCTTTACGCAGCATCGGCTGGATACCTTTCCGCTATTTCTGCTTTGGCAACTGGCATCTGCCCGTCTCTGGCAGCTGGCAGGATTATTTCCAGCAGCGCGAAGGGCAGCTACGCAACACGATCAAACGCAAAGGCAAGAAATTCGCCGCTGCTGGCGGCACGCTGGAAATCATCACCGAGCCGACGCAAGCCGAAGCCGCGATCGCCGACTTCATTCACGTCTACTCGCGCAGTTGGAAGAAGCCGGAGCCTTATCCAGAATTCATTCCAGGGCTGATCCGCTGGCTGGCAGCCAAAGGCTGGCTGCGCCTCGGTATCGCGCGACTGGTTGGTCAGCCCATCGCGGCCCAGCTCTGGATCGTCGCCCATGGCAAGGCCTACATTTACAAACTTGCTTACGACGAAGCTCATGCCCAATATGCCCCCGGTACCCTACTCACGGCACACCTGATGGAACACGCAATCGATCGCGATCGCGTGCGAGAAGTCGATTACATGATCGGGGACGATGAATACAAAAAGACCTGGATGAGCAACCGAAGAGAACGCTGGGGGATCGTCGCCATCAACCCAAGAACTTTTCAAGGAGTCTTGCAGCTCCCTAAACAAATCATTGGCCAGGTGATCCGTCTGATGCGCGAGAAGAAGGAAGCTCAGGCTGGCTGA
- a CDS encoding sugar-transfer associated ATP-grasp domain-containing protein — MNLIATAKAVRNLTGKTLSRQLREAIALRLGKQRIGISEYFEYGIWDPKLTAEQRAEFISWRTSAELDRRFNSDHARVLANDKLINYIILDSLGFPFPRPLATYSVNGRRIAKETLLKSRGDVFQYLQTAPYPLFVKPISAGYGRGAAGLAGFDGKQVRLLDGNRVEFDKFFAPFDFLPFQGMLFQECAESHPAIRELTGSAAICCIRMICIVARCETLVHTAFFKIVTGHNMLDNFSHGDYGNLLAALDTERGVITHAIRRMGPQGAIDRHPDTGKSLIGFEIPLWSEAIALAKEASRHFPGLGIQNWDVAITPQGPLLIELNTESELAVPQAISHRGLMDARLVEALQILEAERQAIFEAMRLGWHSK; from the coding sequence ATGAATCTGATCGCCACCGCAAAGGCCGTCCGGAATCTGACCGGAAAAACCCTCAGCCGACAGCTGCGCGAAGCCATCGCGTTACGACTTGGCAAACAACGCATCGGCATCTCGGAATATTTCGAATATGGCATTTGGGATCCAAAACTGACTGCTGAGCAGCGCGCCGAATTCATCAGCTGGCGGACCAGCGCAGAACTGGACCGCCGTTTCAACAGCGATCATGCACGTGTGCTGGCAAATGACAAGCTGATCAACTACATCATCCTCGATTCACTGGGCTTCCCCTTCCCGCGCCCGCTGGCGACATATTCGGTCAATGGCAGACGCATCGCCAAAGAAACCCTGCTGAAGAGCCGTGGAGATGTCTTCCAATACCTCCAAACCGCCCCCTATCCGCTATTCGTCAAGCCCATTTCGGCCGGCTATGGTCGCGGGGCTGCCGGGTTGGCTGGCTTCGATGGCAAGCAGGTGCGGTTGTTGGATGGCAACAGGGTCGAGTTTGACAAATTTTTCGCCCCCTTCGATTTCCTTCCCTTCCAGGGCATGCTGTTTCAGGAGTGTGCAGAATCCCATCCGGCCATTCGCGAACTGACCGGCAGCGCCGCCATTTGCTGCATTCGGATGATCTGCATCGTTGCACGCTGCGAAACACTCGTTCATACCGCTTTTTTCAAGATCGTCACGGGACACAACATGCTCGACAATTTTTCCCATGGCGATTATGGCAATCTGCTCGCCGCCCTCGATACCGAACGGGGCGTCATTACACACGCCATTCGGCGCATGGGGCCGCAAGGTGCCATCGACAGACATCCTGATACCGGAAAGTCTTTGATCGGCTTCGAAATACCGCTTTGGAGCGAGGCCATTGCCTTGGCCAAGGAAGCATCACGTCATTTTCCAGGGCTGGGCATTCAGAATTGGGATGTCGCCATCACACCGCAGGGCCCCCTGCTGATCGAACTCAACACCGAATCGGAACTCGCCGTACCCCAGGCCATTAGCCACAGAGGACTGATGGATGCACGCCTGGTCGAGGCGCTACAAATCCTCGAAGCAGAACGCCAGGCCATTTTTGAAGCCATGCGCTTGGGTTGGCATTCGAAATGA
- a CDS encoding class I SAM-dependent methyltransferase: MDRLQAYTTSRPDICAMVPENALLILDLGCSDGSLGAALKQMGKNRRVYGIELSSELACIAESRLDMVIVEDLNHENCLAKFADERFDCVVAADVLEHLVAPERLLAQITNIMADNATLIVSLPNIRHHSAFTSIYLAGRFPRRDRGIFDYNHLRWFTLKDARYLLQSAGFTIEAEHYTLRVGDKGSGLINKIALRTLSPIASFAPVREFMTYQFVLRAHNKCHG, translated from the coding sequence ATGGATCGCCTGCAAGCATATACAACCTCCCGTCCTGACATTTGTGCAATGGTGCCTGAAAATGCACTTTTGATACTCGACCTTGGATGCAGTGATGGCAGTCTTGGTGCCGCACTTAAACAGATGGGAAAGAATCGCCGAGTTTATGGAATCGAATTGTCATCTGAACTGGCATGCATAGCCGAGTCTCGTTTGGATATGGTGATTGTTGAAGATTTAAATCATGAAAACTGTTTAGCGAAGTTCGCTGATGAAAGATTCGATTGCGTAGTTGCAGCGGATGTATTGGAACATTTAGTTGCACCAGAAAGACTGTTAGCACAAATCACGAATATCATGGCAGATAATGCAACCTTGATCGTCAGCCTGCCAAATATTCGGCATCACTCAGCATTCACTTCCATTTATCTTGCAGGCAGATTTCCTCGTCGCGATAGAGGAATTTTTGACTACAATCACTTGCGCTGGTTCACTCTAAAAGATGCAAGATATTTATTGCAATCTGCTGGATTTACCATTGAGGCCGAACATTACACGCTGCGCGTGGGTGACAAGGGAAGCGGTTTGATCAACAAAATAGCTCTACGCACCTTGTCACCGATTGCTTCTTTTGCTCCAGTACGTGAATTCATGACATATCAGTTTGTTCTTCGCGCACACAATAAATGCCACGGATGA